The genomic interval GCGGCGATCATGCCGGCGCCCAGGGTCAGCGCGACGAAGGTACCGACGAACGCGGCCCAGCGCACCCGCAGGGTCTGCAACGCGATGCTCAGCACGCGCCGACCTCCATCCGGGTCATCCGGGCGGCGATCGTCTCCGCCGTCGGGTTGACCAGCTCACCGGCGAGCACCCCGTCGGCGAGGAAGACCACCCGGTCGGCGTTGGCGGCGGTCACCGGGTCGTGCGTGACCATCACGATGGTCTGCTGGTGCCGGTCGACCAGGCCGCGCAGCAGCGCCAGCACCTCCCGGCTGGTGCTGGTGTCCAGCGCACCGGTCGGCTCGTCGGCGAAGAGCACCGCCGGCTTCGTGACCAGGGCGCGGGCGATCGCCACCCGCTGCTGCTGGCCGCCGGAGAGCTGCGCCGGCCGGTGCCCGCCCCGGTTGCCGAGCCCCACCTCGGCGAGTACCTCCGCCACCTCGGACCGGCTCGGCTTGCGGCCGGCCAGCCGCAGCGGCAGCGCCACGTTCTGCTCGGCGGTCAGCGACGGCAGCAGGTTGAAGGCCTGGAAGACGAAGCCGATCTTGTCCCGCCGGAGGAGCGTCAACGCGGTCTCGCTCAGCCCGGTCAGGTCGGTGCCGCCGATCACCACCCGGCCGCCGGTCGGCCGGTCCAGCCCGGCCGCGCACTGTAGGAGGGTCGACTTGCCCGAGCCGGACGGCCCCATGATCGCCGTGAAGCTTCCGGCCCGCAGATCGAGCGACACGCCTCTCAGGGCGGTCACCTCGTTCTGACCCGAACCGTACGTCTTGCTCAGCGACTCCAGCCGCACAGCCTGCTCCATAGCGAGCATCCAATCACTGATCGTTAGATCGACACATGAGATACCACCCTGAGAACCCCCGGACCGGCGACCCTGAGGTGTCCCGGGTTTCGGGCGGTTCCCCCCGGGATCCGGGTGTTCCCCGGTTCACTGCCCGGGCGAGACGCCGCCGGTACCCAACGCGAGCAGTTGTTCCAGTTGTGCGCTGTCGACAAGGGAGACCCGGTCGATCCGGCGCGTCGGGTCGGCGGTAGCCGCCTCCAGCAGCCGGCGGTAGTGCCCGGTAAGCCGCTCTATGGTCGCACCGTCGAACAAATCCGTGTTGTACCGGAAGGCACCGGTGAATGAATCCTCCGTCTGGCGCAGCTCCACGTTGAGGTCGAACTGCCCCTCCAGCTGCGGTACGTCGAACGCGGCCAGCCGAAGCCCCCGGTAGGAGATCTCCGGGCCCACGG from Plantactinospora sp. BC1 carries:
- a CDS encoding ABC transporter ATP-binding protein; the protein is MEQAVRLESLSKTYGSGQNEVTALRGVSLDLRAGSFTAIMGPSGSGKSTLLQCAAGLDRPTGGRVVIGGTDLTGLSETALTLLRRDKIGFVFQAFNLLPSLTAEQNVALPLRLAGRKPSRSEVAEVLAEVGLGNRGGHRPAQLSGGQQQRVAIARALVTKPAVLFADEPTGALDTSTSREVLALLRGLVDRHQQTIVMVTHDPVTAANADRVVFLADGVLAGELVNPTAETIAARMTRMEVGAC